A genomic window from Cupriavidus basilensis includes:
- a CDS encoding CHASE3 domain-containing protein: MFKQSLLRSTLLLAGGIVLTVVVLIASEAGNIRLHQGYTQVIQSQQVQGQITSLLGELVTAEAGQRGFLLTGKESYLQPYYQAVPRINALMSALRNRYADDPEALKLFIEASTAVSRKLTEMDLTLIYGKRDVEVALDLMRTDFGKQTMDNARRGLEALLQREAKSVSQSLEYADRDLALSRYGIGLLTAINIVLLIVVGLQHSRRMAVSEAARSELEEESARLDSMVRSRTRQLSALASHLQRVTEDEKTRLARELHDELGAILTATKLDMHWVRRRIQDAHPDVAEKLTRVMLHVDQGIQIKRRLIEDLRPTVLVNLGLKEAIGQLVEEVAARNQWEADVQLADAVPPLRDDAAIALYRIVQESLTNASKYAEARRVSIQLDCADGVLELAISDNGRGLPTDFESRRSVGHHGLLGMEQRVIALGGTLELQSEPGAGVTIRVVVPLTDAIVAPPRDDEDELDGMGEPGEPPQDAPTGTPPAN; the protein is encoded by the coding sequence ATGTTCAAGCAGTCACTGTTGCGCTCGACCTTGCTTCTGGCGGGCGGCATCGTGCTTACCGTGGTGGTGCTGATCGCCTCGGAGGCGGGCAACATCCGCTTGCACCAGGGCTATACGCAAGTCATCCAGTCGCAGCAGGTACAGGGCCAGATCACCTCCCTGCTCGGCGAGCTGGTCACCGCCGAAGCCGGCCAGCGCGGCTTCCTGCTGACCGGCAAGGAAAGCTACCTCCAGCCGTACTACCAGGCCGTGCCGCGCATCAATGCGCTGATGAGCGCGCTGCGCAACCGCTACGCGGACGACCCGGAGGCGCTCAAGCTGTTCATCGAGGCCTCCACCGCCGTCAGCCGCAAGCTCACCGAGATGGACCTGACACTGATCTACGGCAAGCGCGACGTGGAAGTGGCGCTCGACCTGATGCGCACGGACTTCGGCAAGCAGACGATGGACAACGCGCGGCGCGGGCTGGAGGCCTTGCTGCAGCGCGAGGCCAAATCGGTGTCGCAGAGCCTGGAGTACGCCGACCGCGACCTTGCGCTGTCGCGCTACGGCATCGGCCTGCTGACCGCCATCAATATCGTGCTGCTGATTGTGGTGGGCTTGCAGCATTCGCGCCGCATGGCGGTATCGGAAGCCGCACGCAGCGAGCTGGAAGAAGAAAGCGCGCGCCTGGACAGCATGGTGCGCTCGCGCACACGCCAGCTCTCGGCGCTGGCATCCCACCTGCAGCGCGTGACCGAGGACGAGAAGACGCGGCTGGCGCGCGAGCTGCACGACGAGCTGGGCGCCATCCTGACCGCCACCAAGCTGGATATGCATTGGGTGCGCCGCCGCATCCAGGACGCCCACCCGGATGTGGCGGAAAAGCTCACCCGCGTGATGCTGCATGTGGACCAGGGGATCCAGATCAAGCGGCGCCTGATCGAGGACCTGCGGCCCACCGTGCTGGTCAACCTGGGCCTGAAGGAGGCCATCGGCCAGCTGGTGGAGGAAGTGGCCGCGCGCAACCAGTGGGAGGCGGATGTGCAGCTGGCAGATGCGGTGCCGCCGCTGCGCGACGATGCTGCCATCGCCCTTTACCGCATCGTGCAGGAGTCGCTCACCAACGCCAGCAAGTACGCCGAAGCACGACGCGTGTCCATCCAGCTCGATTGCGCCGACGGTGTGCTCGAGCTGGCAATCAGCGACAACGGGCGCGGGCTGCCGACGGACTTCGAATCGCGGCGCTCGGTGGGACACCATGGCCTGCTGGGGATGGAGCAGCGCGTGATCGCCCTGGGCGGCACGCTTGAGCTCCAGTCGGAGCCCGGTGCCGGCGTCACCATCCGGGTGGTGGTGCCGCTCACCGATGCCATCGTGGCGCCGCCGCGCGACGATGAGGACGAGCTTGACGGCATGGGGGAACCCGGCGAGCCGCCGCAGGATGCGCCCACCGGCACGCCGCCGGCCAACTAG
- a CDS encoding thiol:disulfide interchange protein DsbA/DsbL codes for MKKLAALFATLVAVTGFLMTAPAQAAAPTSGREYQVLKAPQPVAPGKIEVTEFFWYGCPHCFDFEPELEAWVGKQGKDVVFKRVPVAFRDDLLPHTKIFYALEAIGKLDAMHTKVFNAIHVDRKRMLDPNEIADFMAKNGIDRKAFLDAYNSFSVTTNSQRANKIADAYKVDGVPTVVVQGKYVTSPSIAGTKGTAIQTMDYLVGQVRDKKM; via the coding sequence ATGAAGAAACTCGCCGCCTTGTTTGCCACGCTGGTCGCTGTGACCGGTTTCCTGATGACCGCGCCCGCCCAGGCAGCCGCGCCCACCTCGGGCAGGGAGTACCAGGTCCTGAAAGCGCCGCAGCCCGTCGCGCCGGGCAAGATCGAAGTCACCGAGTTCTTCTGGTACGGCTGCCCGCACTGCTTTGACTTCGAGCCTGAGCTGGAAGCCTGGGTAGGCAAGCAGGGCAAGGACGTGGTGTTCAAGCGCGTGCCGGTTGCCTTCCGCGACGACCTGCTGCCGCACACCAAGATCTTCTACGCGCTGGAAGCCATCGGCAAGCTGGACGCCATGCACACCAAGGTCTTCAACGCCATCCACGTCGACCGCAAGCGCATGCTCGACCCCAACGAAATCGCCGACTTCATGGCCAAGAACGGCATCGACCGCAAGGCCTTCCTCGATGCTTACAACTCGTTCTCGGTGACCACCAACTCGCAACGCGCCAACAAGATCGCCGACGCCTACAAGGTCGACGGCGTGCCGACGGTCGTGGTGCAGGGCAAGTACGTGACCTCGCCGTCCATCGCCGGCACCAAGGGCACGGCCATCCAGACCATGGACTACCTGGTCGGCCAGGTGCGCGACAAGAAGATGTAA
- a CDS encoding SDR family oxidoreductase, with amino-acid sequence MRAQKVFLTGASSGLGQALAREYASQGAILGLVGRREEVLREFARTLPNPNAVRVYGADVRDADAMQRAAQDFLDHFGCPDVVIANAGVSVGTVASEREDLEAFRMVMDTNWFGVLTTFQPFMQPMRERDPGAGGWRGTLVGIASVAGVRGLPGGGAYSASKSAVIKLLESLRLEQRRERIRVVTIAPGYIRTPMTEHNPYRMPFLMDADVFARKTVRAIAAGRRFAVVPWQMGVVASILHLMPRWLYDAIFSRAPRKPRAQGGSQDKQP; translated from the coding sequence ATGCGAGCACAGAAAGTCTTTCTTACCGGCGCGTCTAGCGGACTCGGCCAGGCCCTGGCGCGTGAGTACGCCTCGCAAGGCGCGATCCTCGGCCTGGTTGGCCGGCGTGAAGAGGTGCTGCGTGAATTCGCACGCACCCTGCCCAATCCCAATGCGGTGCGCGTCTATGGCGCGGATGTGCGCGATGCCGATGCCATGCAGCGCGCCGCCCAGGACTTCCTCGATCATTTTGGTTGCCCCGATGTGGTGATCGCCAATGCGGGCGTATCGGTTGGCACCGTTGCCAGCGAGCGCGAGGACCTCGAAGCCTTCCGCATGGTGATGGACACCAACTGGTTCGGCGTGCTCACCACCTTCCAGCCCTTCATGCAGCCCATGCGCGAACGCGATCCCGGCGCCGGCGGCTGGCGCGGCACGCTGGTCGGCATTGCCAGCGTGGCCGGCGTGCGCGGCCTGCCGGGCGGAGGCGCCTACAGCGCCTCCAAGTCCGCCGTGATCAAGCTGCTGGAGAGCCTGCGCCTGGAGCAGCGCCGCGAGCGTATCCGCGTGGTCACTATCGCGCCTGGCTACATCCGCACGCCGATGACCGAGCACAATCCCTATCGCATGCCCTTCCTGATGGACGCCGACGTGTTCGCTCGCAAGACGGTGCGTGCGATTGCCGCCGGGCGCCGCTTTGCCGTGGTGCCCTGGCAGATGGGCGTGGTCGCATCCATCCTGCACCTGATGCCGCGCTGGCTCTACGACGCGATCTTCTCCCGCGCACCGCGCAAGCCGCGCGCGCAGGGGGGTAGCCAGGACAAGCAGCCATGA
- a CDS encoding glycine zipper domain-containing protein, which produces MLTNNPKIRKEVNHLADSAESTVRQIRHAARDTRGAAREAAGPVAGEVNRLIAQLEQTMEVLGREGSSEAVQAGRRLQDRTRALRDHLASRARERVDYAVDGVQRRVAASPLKAISIAAAAGAFVGLLMAANSRSRND; this is translated from the coding sequence ATGCTGACCAACAATCCAAAGATCCGCAAAGAAGTGAATCACCTGGCTGACAGCGCCGAAAGCACGGTGCGCCAGATCCGGCATGCCGCGCGCGATACGCGCGGCGCCGCCCGCGAAGCCGCAGGACCCGTGGCCGGCGAGGTCAACCGGCTGATTGCCCAGCTCGAGCAAACCATGGAAGTGCTGGGGCGCGAAGGCTCGTCCGAGGCGGTGCAGGCCGGACGACGGCTGCAGGACCGTACGCGCGCCTTGCGCGACCACCTTGCGAGCCGTGCACGCGAACGTGTGGACTACGCCGTGGACGGCGTGCAGCGGCGCGTGGCGGCGTCGCCGTTGAAAGCGATCAGTATCGCGGCGGCGGCAGGCGCTTTCGTCGGCTTGCTGATGGCAGCGAATAGCCGCAGCCGCAACGACTGA
- a CDS encoding PaaI family thioesterase, translating to MPQAVDATPLSAERADAIATSFSRQGLMTTFGAALTRVMRGEVEIAMPWSEGVTQQHGFFHGGAVGALADSACGYAALSIVGDGEAGLTAEYKINLLSPAQGERLVAVGRVLKPGRTLIVAQGDVYSETAGVRKAVATMLMTLCVVRTLDHV from the coding sequence ATGCCCCAAGCTGTCGATGCCACGCCGTTGTCCGCCGAGCGCGCGGATGCCATTGCCACCAGCTTCTCCCGCCAGGGCCTGATGACCACTTTCGGCGCGGCGCTGACGCGGGTCATGCGGGGCGAGGTGGAGATCGCTATGCCGTGGTCCGAGGGCGTGACCCAGCAGCACGGTTTTTTCCACGGTGGCGCCGTCGGCGCGCTGGCCGACAGCGCCTGCGGCTACGCAGCACTGTCGATCGTGGGGGATGGCGAGGCCGGGCTGACCGCCGAGTACAAGATCAACCTGCTCTCGCCCGCCCAGGGCGAGCGGCTGGTGGCGGTGGGGCGCGTGCTCAAGCCCGGTCGCACCTTGATCGTGGCGCAGGGCGACGTATATAGCGAGACGGCCGGCGTGCGCAAGGCGGTGGCCACCATGCTGATGACCTTGTGCGTGGTGCGCACGCTAGACCACGTCTGA
- a CDS encoding SPOR domain-containing protein, translating into MQQQRKRTPRNASRAPQRGGTFLGLVLGLIVGLAIAVVVALYITRSPAPFQQKGAQKPSEPGNVVSNLPAPAQEAPSDPNKPLWSKTPAKPVGPAAEPEQPSGPAPTTVKPPERQPPVAVTRPADKPAAEKPADKPADRPAAEKPADRTAQKPTEKPAEKPSEKPVADPIAEIAQADANKVGYLLQVGAFRSQDDADRQKANLAMQGFEAKVTERDVNGVKLYRVRLGPFNKIDDMNRSRDRLQASGFEASVIRFTKQ; encoded by the coding sequence ATGCAACAGCAACGCAAGCGCACCCCGCGCAATGCCAGCCGCGCCCCGCAGCGCGGAGGTACGTTCCTGGGACTGGTGCTGGGCCTGATCGTCGGCCTGGCGATCGCGGTAGTGGTCGCCCTGTATATCACCAGGTCGCCGGCGCCATTCCAGCAAAAGGGCGCGCAAAAGCCGTCCGAGCCCGGCAATGTGGTCAGCAACCTGCCCGCTCCGGCGCAGGAAGCGCCAAGCGATCCCAACAAGCCGCTGTGGAGCAAGACGCCGGCCAAGCCGGTCGGGCCCGCTGCTGAGCCCGAGCAGCCGTCCGGCCCGGCGCCGACCACGGTGAAGCCGCCCGAGCGCCAGCCGCCGGTAGCCGTCACCCGGCCAGCCGACAAGCCCGCCGCCGAGAAGCCCGCGGACAAGCCCGCCGATCGGCCCGCCGCCGAGAAGCCGGCCGACAGGACAGCGCAGAAGCCGACGGAGAAGCCTGCTGAAAAGCCGTCCGAGAAGCCTGTCGCCGATCCGATCGCCGAGATCGCCCAGGCCGATGCCAACAAGGTAGGCTACCTGCTGCAGGTAGGCGCCTTCCGCTCGCAGGACGACGCCGACCGCCAGAAGGCCAACCTGGCCATGCAGGGGTTCGAAGCCAAGGTAACCGAGCGCGATGTCAACGGCGTCAAGCTCTATCGCGTGCGCCTGGGGCCGTTCAACAAGATCGACGACATGAACCGTTCGCGCGACCGGCTGCAGGCGTCGGGCTTCGAGGCTTCGGTCATCCGCTTTACCAAGCAGTAA
- a CDS encoding MerR family transcriptional regulator translates to MPDSPVTPTYTITDLAREFDVTPRAIRFYEDQGLLSPEREGPTGRKRVYNGRERTRLKLTVRGKRLGLTLNEIREILDLYESPRDTAPQLERFLHSLAHHRGALERQLEDLQAQLADIDQHERQCRALLATHGCDVPPDVVKSA, encoded by the coding sequence ATGCCAGACTCGCCAGTCACGCCAACCTACACCATCACCGATCTCGCCCGCGAGTTCGACGTGACGCCGCGTGCGATCCGCTTCTACGAGGACCAGGGCTTGCTGTCGCCGGAGCGCGAAGGGCCGACCGGGCGCAAGCGCGTCTATAACGGGCGCGAGCGCACGCGCCTGAAGCTCACGGTGCGGGGCAAGCGGCTTGGGCTGACACTGAACGAAATCCGCGAGATTCTTGATCTGTACGAGTCGCCGCGAGACACCGCGCCGCAGCTGGAGCGCTTCCTGCATTCGCTGGCGCATCACCGCGGCGCACTGGAGCGCCAGCTCGAGGACCTGCAGGCGCAGCTTGCCGACATCGACCAGCACGAGCGGCAGTGCCGGGCGTTGTTGGCGACACATGGATGCGACGTGCCACCGGATGTGGTGAAAAGTGCTTGA
- a CDS encoding DUF1328 family protein has protein sequence MLKWALIFAVVSLVAGLLGFTGIAAGAASIAKILFFIFLVLFVLFLVLGVTVFKAVK, from the coding sequence ATGCTGAAGTGGGCGCTGATTTTTGCAGTGGTTTCCTTGGTCGCCGGCTTGCTGGGGTTCACAGGTATTGCTGCCGGTGCGGCCAGCATTGCCAAGATCCTGTTCTTCATCTTCCTGGTGCTGTTCGTGCTGTTCCTTGTCCTGGGCGTGACCGTCTTCAAGGCGGTGAAGTAG
- a CDS encoding helical backbone metal receptor: MSWQDAAGVLHGPATGDVRIASLVPSVTELLFALGLGPQMVARTGFCIHPEPAVRAVAKVGGTKDVNLERLRALAPTHVVVNIDENRRETVDEIRAFVPHVIVTHPCAPADNLALYRLLGGIFGRLAEAESLCAAMASELAQVRARQWPARKVLYAIWQDPWMTVSRETYISQMLALVNWQTWPAADAMPQACVEGACSRPNTPQTRYPSFRWSDTLVRELDLVLLSSEPYRFTEAHVDALERQIGKEVLLIDGEMVSWYGSRAVEGVRYLMRFAGGV; the protein is encoded by the coding sequence ATGAGCTGGCAGGACGCAGCCGGCGTCCTGCACGGTCCGGCCACGGGCGACGTGCGCATTGCCTCGCTGGTGCCGTCCGTTACCGAACTGCTGTTTGCCCTGGGGCTGGGCCCGCAGATGGTGGCGCGCACCGGCTTTTGCATCCATCCCGAGCCCGCCGTGCGTGCCGTGGCCAAGGTGGGTGGTACCAAGGACGTCAATCTTGAGCGCCTGCGGGCGTTGGCGCCCACTCACGTAGTGGTCAACATCGACGAGAACCGGCGCGAGACGGTCGACGAGATCCGCGCGTTTGTGCCGCATGTGATCGTCACCCACCCCTGTGCGCCCGCGGACAACCTGGCGCTCTACCGGCTGCTTGGCGGCATCTTCGGCCGCCTTGCGGAAGCGGAATCGCTCTGCGCCGCCATGGCGTCCGAACTGGCGCAGGTACGTGCCCGGCAGTGGCCCGCGCGCAAGGTCCTGTATGCGATCTGGCAGGACCCGTGGATGACGGTGTCGCGCGAGACCTATATCAGCCAGATGCTGGCGTTGGTGAACTGGCAGACGTGGCCTGCGGCTGACGCCATGCCCCAGGCTTGTGTTGAAGGGGCGTGCAGCCGGCCCAATACGCCGCAGACGCGGTATCCGAGCTTCCGGTGGAGCGATACGCTGGTGCGGGAGCTTGACCTTGTCCTGCTTTCCAGCGAGCCCTATCGGTTTACCGAGGCGCATGTGGATGCGCTGGAGCGGCAGATTGGCAAGGAGGTTTTGCTGATCGACGGGGAGATGGTTTCCTGGTATGGGAGTCGGGCTGTGGAGGGGGTGAGGTATTTGATGCGGTTTGCAGGTGGGGTTTAG
- a CDS encoding MBL fold metallo-hydrolase has protein sequence MNALEHELQYPFGETLPESGARQQVAPGVYWLRMPLPFALDHINLWLVRDRLEGRDGWTIIDCGVTNDTIKAHWETVFANELDGLPVLRVLATHCHPDHIGLAHWLCKRWDARLWMSLGDYMNARVMGGGSGAGSNAGGDFAASHFARHGLTDPDSLEKLRARKSYYPSLVPDLPTQYRRMMDGDTVHIGTDPARSGWRVITGFGHAPEHVALYNAALNVLISGDMVLPRISTNVSVFDMEPEANPLKLYLDSLGKYEPLPEDVLILPSHGRPFRNLHIRIKQLREHHVERLAETRAACVEKACNAHDIVGVIFNRQFDIHQMTFAMGEALAHLHVLWHAGEVRREIGGDGVVRFRV, from the coding sequence ATGAACGCACTCGAACACGAACTCCAATACCCGTTTGGCGAAACCCTGCCCGAAAGCGGCGCGCGGCAGCAGGTGGCGCCCGGCGTCTACTGGCTGCGCATGCCGCTGCCCTTCGCGCTGGACCACATCAACCTGTGGCTGGTGCGTGACCGCCTTGAAGGCCGCGACGGCTGGACCATCATCGATTGCGGCGTCACCAATGACACCATCAAGGCGCACTGGGAAACCGTGTTCGCCAACGAGCTCGACGGCCTGCCCGTGCTGCGCGTGCTGGCCACCCACTGCCACCCCGACCACATCGGGCTGGCGCACTGGCTGTGCAAGCGCTGGGACGCCCGCCTGTGGATGAGCCTGGGCGACTACATGAACGCCCGCGTGATGGGCGGCGGCAGCGGCGCCGGCTCCAACGCCGGCGGCGACTTCGCGGCCAGCCACTTCGCCCGCCACGGCCTGACGGACCCCGACAGCCTGGAAAAGCTGCGCGCGCGCAAAAGCTACTACCCGTCGCTGGTGCCCGACCTGCCCACCCAGTACCGCCGCATGATGGACGGCGATACCGTGCATATCGGCACCGACCCGGCCAGGTCCGGCTGGCGAGTGATCACTGGCTTCGGGCACGCGCCCGAGCACGTAGCACTCTACAACGCCGCCTTGAATGTGCTGATTTCCGGCGACATGGTGCTCCCGCGCATCTCCACCAATGTCAGCGTGTTCGACATGGAGCCGGAAGCCAATCCGCTCAAGCTATACCTGGATTCCCTGGGCAAGTACGAGCCGCTGCCGGAAGACGTGCTGATCCTGCCATCGCATGGCCGACCGTTCCGGAACCTGCATATTCGCATCAAGCAATTGCGCGAACACCATGTGGAGCGGCTTGCCGAGACCCGGGCGGCCTGCGTGGAGAAGGCCTGTAACGCGCATGACATCGTCGGCGTGATCTTCAACCGGCAGTTTGATATTCACCAGATGACGTTTGCCATGGGCGAGGCGCTGGCGCACTTGCATGTGTTGTGGCATGCGGGGGAGGTGAGGCGGGAGATTGGGGGGGATGGGGTTGTTAGGTTTAGGGTTTAA
- the argS gene encoding arginine--tRNA ligase, with protein sequence MLPVQTTNLAAAFNDAVRAIAPADAALPGAVFERPKVAAHGDLACNLAMQVARALKRNPRELAQQIVDAVKADARTAGLVASLDIAGPGFINLRLTPAAKADVLRAVLEQGDRYGAKAQGVHGKVLVEFVSANPTGPLHVGHGRQAALGDALANLLDWQGFAVHREFYYNDAGVQIQTLAVSVQARARGFKPGDAAWPESAYNGDYIADIAADFLAGKTVRASDGDAVTASGNVEDIESIRKFAVAYLRNEQDIDLRAFGVKFDHYYLESSLYSDGRVEAAVQSLVAKGKTYENEGALWLRTTDEGDDKDRVMRKTDGTYTYFVPDVAYHTSKWERGFTKVINVQGSDHHGTIARVRAGLQGLDIGIPKGYPDYILHKMVTVMKNGEEVKISKRAGSYVTVRDLIEWSNGAEGGETIRGCLEAGVADWPEHFTRGRDAVRFFLLSRKADTEFIFDVDLALKQNDENPVYYVQYAHARICSIFESWGGADWEAKLPALAGTDLAPVTGADATPQALALGQRLADFPDMLAAAAGELAPHAVAFYLRDLAGDFHAFYNSDRVLVDDEAVKLARLAMLAATRQVLRNGLAVIGVSAPQRM encoded by the coding sequence ATGCTGCCAGTTCAGACCACCAATCTTGCCGCTGCGTTCAATGACGCGGTGCGCGCAATCGCCCCGGCCGACGCCGCCCTGCCCGGCGCCGTCTTCGAGCGTCCTAAGGTCGCCGCCCACGGCGACCTGGCCTGCAACCTTGCCATGCAGGTTGCCCGCGCGCTCAAGCGCAACCCGCGGGAGCTGGCCCAGCAGATCGTCGACGCAGTCAAGGCCGACGCGCGTACCGCCGGGCTGGTGGCCAGCCTGGACATCGCCGGCCCCGGCTTTATCAACCTGCGCCTGACGCCGGCCGCCAAGGCCGATGTGCTGCGCGCGGTGCTGGAGCAGGGCGACCGCTACGGCGCCAAGGCACAGGGCGTGCACGGCAAGGTGCTGGTCGAGTTCGTCTCCGCCAACCCGACCGGCCCGCTGCACGTTGGCCACGGCCGCCAGGCGGCGCTGGGCGACGCGCTGGCCAACCTGCTGGACTGGCAAGGCTTTGCCGTGCATCGCGAGTTCTACTACAACGACGCCGGCGTGCAGATCCAGACCCTGGCCGTATCGGTGCAGGCGCGCGCCCGCGGCTTCAAGCCGGGCGATGCCGCGTGGCCGGAGTCGGCCTACAACGGCGACTACATCGCCGACATCGCTGCCGATTTCCTGGCCGGCAAGACCGTGCGCGCCTCCGACGGCGACGCCGTGACGGCCTCCGGCAACGTGGAAGACATCGAGTCGATCCGCAAGTTTGCCGTGGCCTACCTGCGCAACGAGCAGGACATCGACCTGCGCGCCTTCGGCGTCAAGTTCGACCACTACTACCTGGAGTCCTCGCTGTACAGCGACGGCCGCGTCGAAGCCGCGGTGCAGTCGCTGGTGGCCAAGGGCAAGACCTACGAGAACGAAGGCGCCCTGTGGCTGCGCACCACCGACGAAGGCGACGACAAGGACCGCGTCATGCGCAAGACCGACGGCACCTATACCTACTTCGTGCCGGACGTGGCCTACCACACCAGCAAGTGGGAGCGCGGTTTCACCAAGGTCATCAACGTGCAGGGCAGCGACCACCACGGCACCATCGCCCGCGTGCGCGCCGGCCTGCAGGGGCTGGACATCGGCATCCCCAAAGGCTACCCCGACTACATCCTGCACAAGATGGTCACCGTCATGAAGAACGGCGAGGAGGTCAAGATCTCCAAGCGCGCCGGTTCCTACGTGACCGTGCGCGACCTGATCGAGTGGAGTAACGGCGCGGAAGGCGGCGAGACCATCCGCGGCTGCCTGGAAGCCGGCGTGGCCGACTGGCCCGAGCACTTCACCCGCGGGCGCGACGCCGTGCGCTTTTTCCTGCTGTCGCGCAAGGCCGATACGGAATTCATCTTCGACGTCGACCTGGCCCTCAAGCAGAACGACGAGAACCCGGTGTATTACGTGCAGTACGCCCATGCCCGCATCTGCTCGATCTTCGAATCCTGGGGCGGCGCGGACTGGGAGGCCAAGCTGCCTGCCCTGGCCGGCACCGACCTGGCCCCCGTGACCGGTGCCGACGCTACCCCGCAGGCGCTTGCGCTGGGCCAGCGCCTGGCCGATTTCCCGGACATGCTGGCGGCAGCGGCGGGTGAACTGGCGCCGCATGCGGTCGCTTTCTACCTGCGGGACCTGGCGGGCGATTTCCACGCCTTCTACAACTCCGACCGCGTGCTGGTGGATGACGAGGCGGTCAAGCTGGCGCGCCTGGCGATGCTGGCCGCCACCCGCCAGGTGCTGCGCAACGGGCTGGCCGTCATCGGCGTCTCGGCGCCGCAGCGCATGTAA
- a CDS encoding DUF1840 domain-containing protein, with the protein MLITFKSHASQDLIMMRDLAVTLLGIIGKHLGERGVITIEELPRCIHILEAAVTDAKKVHPAVSSVHPGKTDDDIEEEPLHLGQRAYPFLDMLRASQRESTEVMWGV; encoded by the coding sequence ATGCTGATCACCTTCAAATCCCACGCGTCGCAGGACCTCATCATGATGAGAGACCTTGCCGTGACGCTCCTGGGGATTATCGGCAAGCACCTGGGGGAGCGCGGGGTGATCACCATCGAGGAACTGCCACGCTGCATCCATATACTGGAAGCCGCCGTGACGGATGCCAAGAAGGTGCACCCGGCCGTTTCGTCGGTCCATCCCGGCAAGACTGACGATGACATCGAGGAAGAGCCCCTGCACCTGGGCCAGCGCGCCTACCCCTTCCTCGACATGCTGCGCGCATCCCAACGCGAGAGCACCGAGGTGATGTGGGGGGTGTAG
- a CDS encoding DUF1328 domain-containing protein → MLHYALVFFVIALIAAIFGFGGIAAGAVEIAKILFFIFLVVALVTFVISLVRR, encoded by the coding sequence ATGTTGCACTACGCACTCGTATTTTTTGTCATCGCCCTGATCGCCGCGATATTCGGCTTTGGGGGCATCGCGGCAGGGGCGGTCGAAATCGCCAAGATCCTGTTCTTCATCTTCCTGGTGGTTGCGCTGGTGACGTTCGTGATCAGCCTGGTCAGGCGCTAA